In Oryza sativa Japonica Group chromosome 1, ASM3414082v1, the genomic stretch TGCAGGTTTTTATCATCAAGCATGAGAACCATTTAAACATAGCAATCTACTAGAAATTGGTGCGCTTGCTAATTAGCACGTTAATACGCCAGTAAAAACCATATAGTATTAGAGCAtcttaataatatttttattttcacttTCTAGTGTAACTTGTAGCAGATAGTACTCGGAAAAAATAACCAAAAATCTTAATTATTTTCACTTTTAGCACGTAAGAGCAATTATAACGTTCAATAAACTGATTTGGGATTAATTGATCAGGTGCATATAAAATATTGTGTTTTACATGTAAACTAATACAATCGGTCCAAGCCGCCTATTTTTCCCATTACAGCTAGAGGCCTTAGCGGCTAGTGGCCCAATTCGTTCCATGGCCCTATGGATGTTGCAGTCAAGCACCTGATCCTTCTCAATCTagtgtgttttctttttttcttctcacggTTACTCCCACATTTATTTGTACCGCGCCACCAGACTACAGCACAGCATGTGCGATCGAGTAGCATGCCTGTGTAGAAGAGAAGAGCATGCGAGCGAGTAGATGATGCTAAGCAGTTCTCTCTCTACGTGTATCAATGAATAATATGGAACAACAGGCCAGCTTTTGTTTTCTTCGTCTTCTCTCTTGATACAGGTGTAGCCATGTAGGAGTAGATGAGAGCATGTGCTCTGAGTAGCGAGAACGCTCTCGTGCATTAGCGTTGCGTAGCttagttttgtttttgtttttgtttttttatcctAAGTAAAATTCTTCATTTATCTTGAAGTTTAACTAGGACACGTGGTTCAATCATCTCGTTGGCAAGCCGCTAGCTTGAGATTAAGTGATTACTGGAGTAACTAATTTCTATCTTTCAGTTGTTACGTTTATCCTCTAGTTAATCGACCTATACTACTGCATTTTAAGAATATTAGAACAATGCCACTACGATAAATAATACCTGGGGAGGTGTTGTTACGGGCCTCTTTTGCAATGTTAGAGCCAAACATCCCTTGTGCCTTTCGAAAAGCATGCAGCTCCACTGTGATACCTTGCCTTTGGTCAGGGACTGTAAGCACTTTATCCAGAACATGGTAGAACTCCTCCTTAATACTAGTGAAAAATTTGACTTCTGGATTATACTGAATGCTTGGGTTCAGAAAAGCAGCTGCTGAATGAAGAGGTGAATGCAATTCCACCTGCCACTTTTGCTCGACGATATCCAGAAATGACTTGCATTTTCCTTCATCCATTATGTAGTATGTTCTAATAGAGTCCATCACTTTTGTCATAGACTCATATATATAACCAATAGCAGCCTTGCCTCCTAAGACATCCCTCATGACCCTCAATAGAGGTTCAGAAACAGCAGCTATCTCTTCGACTGCTCTCCAAAACTCATCGTCATCAAGGATCTCAACACATGAACTGCTTAAAGACCTGTTTGCATACGAAGAAGATGCATAGTCAGAGCTGTGAAACATTTGCTTTAGCTTTGGTCTGTGCCTCAACAATGATTGCAGTGTGAGAAAATCCGACACACACTTTGTAATTCCTGAACAAACAAGCTCCTGCCCAGCTATGCACTTTCTCATAAGATCAAGAACCCACTTGTTGTTGTAGACAAATCGTGTTATGGTTTGGGCTTGACAGATGCATCGGTTCACCCAATCAATCTTGGAGAAGTCATCCAACATTGAGTTTACACAAGAAGACGCACATGGAGACCAAAAAATGGTGTTATAATTCTGCATGATCAGCTTGTCTACACTGCCGTAGTTTATATTCCGATCAGTGATTATTTGCACCACATTGTCTGGACCAACTTCCCGAATCACATCATCAAAGAGTTCGTACAACTGGTGACTTTTGATGTGTGGAGAAGCATCCACTGTTTTCAGGAAGAATGTCCCTAATGGGGATGATACAGAAAAGTTGATGAGAGCTTTTGATTTGTTATCAGTCCATGAATCAGCTAATATAGTGCAGCCTGTTGTCGCCCAATCCTTTTCAATCTCTTTGGTTTTCTGCAAAACCTCTGACTTGAGCTTGTGCAACCACTTTGTCTTCAAAACCTCGGCTGACGGCCCTCGGAATCCCTGTCCACCAAGTGCCTCCATCATGTGCCGGTATGAAACAGAGTCTGCAATATTGTAGTCCAACTTATTCTCAAAAAAGAATTCAGCTATGCATCGTTCGGCTTCCGATTGTGGTGCTGAGCGAGCCTTGTTTGTCACAGATGATAGCTTCAGTACTGGAGTAGATACTTCCAACGCAAGGAACTGTGTCTGGTCAGAGGTTGAAGTAATAGCAGGAGAAGTAGCTCGCTCTGGAGATGTAGGCTGAGAGGGAAGGTCCCGTATTCTTCTTGGACGCACCGACAATTCAGTGTCACGTTGCCTCTTGAGAACCTGTGTCTCTCTGTGCTCTTCTTTCGCTGCTATGACAGCCTTCACCTTTTCTATGACATCCGGCTTCACCTTGGTGCAAGGATTGACGCCTTTGCTTGAGATTTGAGACAGATGGAACTTGAGTCTGCTTATACCACCATTTAGGACCTTGTAGCAGAACCTGCACCTGACCTTGTTCCCTTCCATCTTGTCACAGTACTCCCAGCAGACATCCCTCTCCCTCACTGAAACATTGAACAGAAATAAGCACAAGCCAGCCAGGAATTCAGCTTCCAGGCACTCACTGCATGAATGGCCTTAGTTACAAATGGTGAATGGAGAGAGTAACATACTTTATGGCGAAGCAGAATCCGGCTTCTTGTTATTAAATATCTGCACAAGAATCATCAGACCCATGAATTTACAGAAAGCTGATGCTTACACTTACGCTTACATATGGTGAGACCTAAGCATCTAGGAACTGGATACATTGCAAGTAGAAAATCAGGAGCTAAAATAAGGCATTTCAAGTTTTCAGCTGCTAGAGGCAGCATAGTATCACATTGTGCATAAACACAAGCGATTCTAATCTTCTTCTTGAACTTAATCGGTAATTCTAAGTTGTTCCCCTTTCATTCAACAGTAGTGAGATGAGCTACTGCTCATTGAGTCGAGTGAACTCAAGAAACGACTCCCCGATTCTGCCATCGATCCTGAAACCTGGAGTACTATGAAACTGTGGTGCGGCTATATGGCGGAATCATCAGTACCCCAGTGAAGCAGCAGAAATGGGCACAAAGCTGACATTTCCACCCAATTTTAGTTTCAAATCCACATCTGAACCCAACACAGTAGTAGGCCACAGAAGTGGGCGCGCGATTTAAAACAAAAACATCGATTTAATTCGCGAGAAATAATAACCCGCTCGCGAAATGACGCGAGATCCGGGAGTTGCTCCCCGAGTTGTTCGCCCGTAGGCCgccgggagagggagaaggcgaGGCGCCCGCTGGCTGACCTGAGCAAGCGTGGGAGCGAGCGGCGCAGGGCGGGGGAGGAGTAGGATCTCGCTGGAGTGGTTTCTCTCCtctgctcttcttcttcttcttctccccccGATTTTCTCGTCTCCTGGTCGGGAACTCGGGGAGGTAGGTTTGGgggcaagccgccgccgcgtcgtcgcgaGCGGAGTCGTtggggaagagaggagaggagcgtgCTGGATCCGATCCAATGGGTGGATGGATGAGCTCGCGGACGCGAGATGCCACGAGATGGACGGCCACGCTCCGGtccgcgagagagagagagagagagagagataacgTCACGTCACGTCtcgggaaaaaaaaatcggGAGAAGTTACGCGAGCAGAGTATACCTTTTTTCCCCTCAAAATGGGCCATCAGAACGTGGGCCTCCAGCCTCCAACCCAACGGTCGGCCCAAACAGCGGTAGGAGCGCAGCATCGCTGTTCGCTTCTCCGCGGGCGCCGCGCCGGCAGCCGGGGGGGAGCCGCGCGGCGGAAGGGCTCTCATCTAGACTAAGACCAGCCACGTGTGCACGGACGTCAGGGCATCTACCGGCGGTGAGGTGCGGGCTCCGGCGAGGGCGGGCCATGGGTGGTTAGTCCACGCAGGGTGCATGACCGGGAGGTGTTTGACGAAATGCCTCAACAAAGATGGCAAAGGACAGAAGGTGTTCGAAGAATGGATTGCTTTGAAGGTTGGATGGAGGTGGTGTCCTACTGTCCTGATAGGGTCGCCTTACTGCAACGGTGCTACCACTAACCAACTGGTACACGTTCTCAAGGAAGCGCACAACTGGTACGTGGTTATCTTTACTCATGCACAGTTAAGACAATATTGTGTCGTTGACCTGCATGTTTTGAATCATGCTGGAAACATGTGGTTTAGTGATACAATCTTGTTGCAATCTGTAGTTTTTCTGATATTGTTTATATGGTAACGTCTCCACAAATAGCTTTGTGTTATTTACACTATTTATGAGTTTGTATGTGATTATATTTATCTCTCCATGGttacttgcaagttgcaacatcGCTATCATCCAGCATAGCTACTATATTGCCATCCGTTTCACCTAGCTGCCTCCCAACCAAATGTTTCGCCTCAAAACAGGCCAAATGTTCGATCTTCTAATAATCCTTTAAAAATAACTCGTTGTCCATCCAGCAAAGTTTATCTTAGTATGAACATCAGCGATTAGAAGAAGGGCCGAAGGGAAAGACTCCAAAGTCCAAAACTCCAAACATATTTTCCACTAAGATTAGGACTTGCCACTAAATTATAGACACTTTTTTGACTCTTGACcttaaaagttaaaagttaCTCACATCCTTGACTTAATTTGTTATCCATCTTGGTCTTGGGCTTTTGGTGTCATGTTTTTCCTATTTTGCTAGGAGTTGGGTATCTGGGACATCAAGAATATCCACATTGTTAGTAAGGGGTCTAACTAGATGGAGAAGAGAAGCAAGGAGATGTTTTCACTGTTTTCCTTTGTGGTAATATTTCTCTGCTTGATAACCAACGCCATATATTCGGGTAGTAAATTTGTGCATGCAACAGATACTCTCCTTCCAGGCAAATCTCTAAGTGGTAACCAGGTCTTGATCTCAAAAGGCGGTGCCTTCAGGTTGGGTTTCAACTGCCTATCTCCTCCATGTTATTCAGATTCTACCTTTGGTATATGGTACATCAAATCATCAACTTGTAGGTCACTACTAGTTTGGGCACCTGTTGCAAATTTCTGCATCTTTAACCCATGGTCCTCTTCGTTTATCCTCTCAGAAGATGGGAAGTTAAACCTAATCATTGATGGTTCGCTTAGCTGGTCATCAAATGGTGTGGAGACCTCTGTTTCTGCAGTTGCAATACTTCTTGACAATGGAAATCTCGTAATAAGAGACCAAGTGAATAGTACCATGGTGTTCTGGCAAAGCTTCGATAACCCAATTGGTATTCTGCTACCTGGAGGGTGGCTAGGATTTAATAGGATGACAGGAAAGAACGTCTCCCTTTCTTCCAAATATTCGACCGATGGATATGACGCATATGACACtggaaattttattttggatatAAATGCGAACGAAGGTAGAGGGTTTACCATCAATGCTCCTGACTTCGATTCTGGCAATACATACAAGATAAAATATTCTGGGGCCTTTCCTAGATGGATGGGCGTTCGTGCAGATGGAGGTTCGTTTCTCCTTTTCAATGACGCAGATATATATGTACAATTATATCCTGATGGTAATGTTACTGCTGCGAAACTAGGGGATTGTGGATCTGTGCTGTGGTCTGCTCCAGAAAATTGGTGCGACTTTGATTCATACTGTGGTTCAAACAGCTTTTGTATAATACCCAGCAAAGAATCATTCTTTGAATCCCCATGTTATGATTTTTCTGATTTGGGTTATTTGATGAATGTCTCGTTAAACTGTAGATATAATGCTCCCCATAAACAAAATGTTTCTTTTCATCCGATGGTTGGAGTTTACAAATTTCCCCAAAATGAATGGTCAATAGAAGTCAGAAGCATAAGAGAGTGTGAAGCTGCTTGTTACAGTGACTGTTCATGTACTTCTTTCGCTTTCAACAAGACATGCTTATTATGGTACGGGGAGCTGCAGAACACAATAGTGTTTGATTCTAGATCAGAGGGATATCTCATGTACATGCGCGTGGTCGAGCAAAAGCAAGAAAAATCAGAATATAAGGTTGCAATTATTGTTGTAACAGTGATAGGTGGGTTGGTCCTCATACTTATAAGCATGATTCTTTTGTGGAGAGGCAAAAGAAAGCTATTCACAGAAAAACCAGTGAATTCTGATAGCAGACTTATGATCTTCTCAAATTCACAGCTAAAGAATGCAACAAAAGGTTTCTCTGAAAAACTTGGAGAAGGTGGTTTCGGATGTGTTTTCAAGGGGACATTGCCAGGTTTTTCTGTGGTGGCCGTCAAAAAGCTAAAAGACCTTAGACAAGGGGAGAAGCAGTTCCGATCAGAAGTGCAGACTATTGGTATGATTCAACATATCAATCTTGTTCGTTTACTTGGTTTCTGTGCTGAAGGAAGCAAAAGGTTACTGGTATATGAGTACTTGGTTAATGGTTCTTTGAATTCTCATCTGTTTTCAAACTATTCTGCAAAATTAACATGGAACCTCAGGTACTGTATAGCACATGGAATTGCAAAAGGCTTGGCTTATCTGCACGAGGAATGTAGGCATTGCATCATACATTGTGACATGAAGCCAGACAATGTACTTCTTGATGCAGA encodes the following:
- the LOC4326702 gene encoding G-type lectin S-receptor-like serine/threonine-protein kinase At2g19130 isoform X5, translating into MVGVYKFPQNEWSIEVRSIRECEAACYSDCSCTSFAFNKTCLLWYGELQNTIVFDSRSEGYLMYMRVVEQKQEKSEYKVAIIVVTVIGGLVLILISMILLWRGKRKLFTEKPVNSDSRLMIFSNSQLKNATKGFSEKLGEGGFGCVFKGTLPGFSVVAVKKLKDLRQGEKQFRSEVQTIGMIQHINLVRLLGFCAEGSKRLLVYEYLVNGSLNSHLFSNYSAKLTWNLRYCIAHGIAKGLAYLHEECRHCIIHCDMKPDNVLLDAEFCPKIADFGMAKLLGRDFSRALTTMRGTIGYLAPEWISGLPITHKADVYSYGMMLLEIISGRRNSEKIKEGRHTYFPIYAACKVNEGDVMCLLDRRLDGNADAEQLEKACRIACWCIQDAEDHRPMMGQVVHMLEGVMDVEVPPIPRSLQYFVGMEDNNTQSAECN
- the LOC4326702 gene encoding G-type lectin S-receptor-like serine/threonine-protein kinase At2g19130 isoform X2, with translation MEKRSKEMFSLFSFVVIFLCLITNAIYSGSKFVHATDTLLPGKSLSGNQVLISKGGAFRLGFNCLSPPCYSDSTFGIWYIKSSTCRSLLVWAPVANFCIFNPWSSSFILSEDGKLNLIIDGSLSWSSNGVETSVSAVAILLDNGNLVIRDQVNSTMVFWQSFDNPIGILLPGGWLGFNRMTGKNVSLSSKYSTDGYDAYDTGNFILDINANEGRGFTINAPDFDSGNTYKIKYSGAFPRWMGVRADGGDCGSVLWSAPENWCDFDSYCGSNSFCIIPSKESFFESPCYDFSDLGYLMNVSLNCRYNAPHKQNVSFHPMVGVYKFPQNEWSIEVRSIRECEAACYSDCSCTSFAFNKTCLLWYGELQNTIVFDSRSEGYLMYMRVVEQKQEKSEYKVAIIVVTVIGGLVLILISMILLWRGKRKLFTEKPVNSDSRLMIFSNSQLKNATKGFSEKLGEGGFGCVFKGTLPGFSVVAVKKLKDLRQGEKQFRSEVQTIGMIQHINLVRLLGFCAEGSKRLLVYEYLVNGSLNSHLFSNYSAKLTWNLRYCIAHGIAKGLAYLHEECRHCIIHCDMKPDNVLLDAEFCPKIADFGMAKLLGRDFSRALTTMRGTIGYLAPEWISGLPITHKADVYSYGMMLLEIISGRRNSEKIKEGRHTYFPIYAACKVNEGDVMCLLDRRLDGNADAEQLEKACRIACWCIQDAEDHRPMMGQVVHMLEGVMDVEVPPIPRSLQYFVGMEDNNTQSAECN
- the LOC4326702 gene encoding G-type lectin S-receptor-like serine/threonine-protein kinase At2g19130 isoform X4, whose product is MDGRSCRWRYNAPHKQNVSFHPMVGVYKFPQNEWSIEVRSIRECEAACYSDCSCTSFAFNKTCLLWYGELQNTIVFDSRSEGYLMYMRVVEQKQEKSEYKVAIIVVTVIGGLVLILISMILLWRGKRKLFTEKPVNSDSRLMIFSNSQLKNATKGFSEKLGEGGFGCVFKGTLPGFSVVAVKKLKDLRQGEKQFRSEVQTIGMIQHINLVRLLGFCAEGSKRLLVYEYLVNGSLNSHLFSNYSAKLTWNLRYCIAHGIAKGLAYLHEECRHCIIHCDMKPDNVLLDAEFCPKIADFGMAKLLGRDFSRALTTMRGTIGYLAPEWISGLPITHKADVYSYGMMLLEIISGRRNSEKIKEGRHTYFPIYAACKVNEGDVMCLLDRRLDGNADAEQLEKACRIACWCIQDAEDHRPMMGQVVHMLEGVMDVEVPPIPRSLQYFVGMEDNNTQSAECN
- the LOC4326702 gene encoding G-type lectin S-receptor-like serine/threonine-protein kinase At2g19130 isoform X3; protein product: MVFWQSFDNPIGILLPGGWLGFNRMTGKNVSLSSKYSTDGYDAYDTGNFILDINANEGRGFTINAPDFDSGNTYKIKYSGAFPRWMGVRADGGSFLLFNDADIYVQLYPDGNVTAAKLGDCGSVLWSAPENWCDFDSYCGSNSFCIIPSKESFFESPCYDFSDLGYLMNVSLNCRYNAPHKQNVSFHPMVGVYKFPQNEWSIEVRSIRECEAACYSDCSCTSFAFNKTCLLWYGELQNTIVFDSRSEGYLMYMRVVEQKQEKSEYKVAIIVVTVIGGLVLILISMILLWRGKRKLFTEKPVNSDSRLMIFSNSQLKNATKGFSEKLGEGGFGCVFKGTLPGFSVVAVKKLKDLRQGEKQFRSEVQTIGMIQHINLVRLLGFCAEGSKRLLVYEYLVNGSLNSHLFSNYSAKLTWNLRYCIAHGIAKGLAYLHEECRHCIIHCDMKPDNVLLDAEFCPKIADFGMAKLLGRDFSRALTTMRGTIGYLAPEWISGLPITHKADVYSYGMMLLEIISGRRNSEKIKEGRHTYFPIYAACKVNEGDVMCLLDRRLDGNADAEQLEKACRIACWCIQDAEDHRPMMGQVVHMLEGVMDVEVPPIPRSLQYFVGMEDNNTQSAECN
- the LOC4326701 gene encoding uncharacterized protein, whose translation is MRERDVCWEYCDKMEGNKVRCRFCYKVLNGGISRLKFHLSQISSKGVNPCTKVKPDVIEKVKAVIAAKEEHRETQVLKRQRDTELSVRPRRIRDLPSQPTSPERATSPAITSTSDQTQFLALEVSTPVLKLSSVTNKARSAPQSEAERCIAEFFFENKLDYNIADSVSYRHMMEALGGQGFRGPSAEVLKTKWLHKLKSEVLQKTKEIEKDWATTGCTILADSWTDNKSKALINFSVSSPLGTFFLKTVDASPHIKSHQLYELFDDVIREVGPDNVVQIITDRNINYGSVDKLIMQNYNTIFWSPCASSCVNSMLDDFSKIDWVNRCICQAQTITRFVYNNKWVLDLMRKCIAGQELVCSGITKCVSDFLTLQSLLRHRPKLKQMFHSSDYASSSYANRSLSSSCVEILDDDEFWRAVEEIAAVSEPLLRVMRDVLGGKAAIGYIYESMTKVMDSIRTYYIMDEGKCKSFLDIVEQKWQVELHSPLHSAAAFLNPSIQYNPEVKFFTSIKEEFYHVLDKVLTVPDQRQGITVELHAFRKAQGMFGSNIAKEARNNTSPGMWWEQYGDSAPSLQHAAVRIVSQVCSTLTFQRDWSIIVRNHSEKRNKLDKEALADQAYVHYNFMLHSDSKMKKGDGDPIALDAIDMTSPWVEDSDSPNLAQWLDRFPSALDGDLNTRQFGGSIFGTNDTLFGL
- the LOC4326702 gene encoding G-type lectin S-receptor-like serine/threonine-protein kinase At2g19130 isoform X1 — translated: MEKRSKEMFSLFSFVVIFLCLITNAIYSGSKFVHATDTLLPGKSLSGNQVLISKGGAFRLGFNCLSPPCYSDSTFGIWYIKSSTCRSLLVWAPVANFCIFNPWSSSFILSEDGKLNLIIDGSLSWSSNGVETSVSAVAILLDNGNLVIRDQVNSTMVFWQSFDNPIGILLPGGWLGFNRMTGKNVSLSSKYSTDGYDAYDTGNFILDINANEGRGFTINAPDFDSGNTYKIKYSGAFPRWMGVRADGGSFLLFNDADIYVQLYPDGNVTAAKLGDCGSVLWSAPENWCDFDSYCGSNSFCIIPSKESFFESPCYDFSDLGYLMNVSLNCRYNAPHKQNVSFHPMVGVYKFPQNEWSIEVRSIRECEAACYSDCSCTSFAFNKTCLLWYGELQNTIVFDSRSEGYLMYMRVVEQKQEKSEYKVAIIVVTVIGGLVLILISMILLWRGKRKLFTEKPVNSDSRLMIFSNSQLKNATKGFSEKLGEGGFGCVFKGTLPGFSVVAVKKLKDLRQGEKQFRSEVQTIGMIQHINLVRLLGFCAEGSKRLLVYEYLVNGSLNSHLFSNYSAKLTWNLRYCIAHGIAKGLAYLHEECRHCIIHCDMKPDNVLLDAEFCPKIADFGMAKLLGRDFSRALTTMRGTIGYLAPEWISGLPITHKADVYSYGMMLLEIISGRRNSEKIKEGRHTYFPIYAACKVNEGDVMCLLDRRLDGNADAEQLEKACRIACWCIQDAEDHRPMMGQVVHMLEGVMDVEVPPIPRSLQYFVGMEDNNTQSAECN